GATTGAGTGTCTGTATTCGTATTCGTATCGTGTGTAGGTGGACAAACGGATGGAGAAGACAAGGTGTCACTGGAGCTTACAGAAGAAATTATTCAGAGCATGGAAGTAGGCATGGCGTTTCGTGATTATGtaaatatctatatctatatctgaATTTCCTTCGTAGTTGAACGTTCGTGATCACTGCGATTTTGCTGATTATGAATTGTTATAGCGTTGGTGTTTTCAGTTGTTCCGTAATTGATAACCTAATTGAAAGCTATCAGATGTTTAATGTGTAGATTGTAGCTTGATGCCTAAGTTTTGGTTGAAATTTACATATCTGTGTATTCCATATAGTTAATGTGAAggtgttttagaaaaaaaaaactaagtagAGTTATTGTATGGTAACTCATTTTGCCTGTAGGTTCTATATCTCTAGCAACTGTGTTTAACAGCTAAGTTTGACCTCGTTACTTAAGCTCAGAATGTTGATAACATGTCTGCTCATGTAACTATGctggtttttgttttgttttgttttggaaGTGGATTTTGTTTTTAGCATCGAGGGGTACATGTGTAATCGTATATATTGCGGTGTACATCTTTTACGTTGCATCACATGGTGCTGCTAACTGCTAAGTGCTAACATCTCCACTGGATACATTTTCAGCTGATGTGACTTTGGTATTATAACTGAAGTTATATGCTTGGTTTTCTGTATTGTTTTTGTCTGTTGCCTACTGAGACTCAGGTGGAAATGGGTTTGGGCTTTTGAGGTGTATAATATAAGTTGATTTTTGGTCATGAAGTTGCACTTACAATTTTACGTGTCCAGTTAATTGATACAAAATTCTTTTTAATTGCAGACTGGTAGGATAAGTTCAATGGATTTTCACAAGACTTCAAATTTTTTGGTGACTGCTAGTGATGATGAATCCATTCGGCTCTATGATGTGGCTAATGCAACGTATGTGTTTCGTTTGATAGCTATAATTTTCTGGAAAAAAAGTAAAAGCTTCCGTGGCAAGGCAGTAACAGAATGTTATTTTTTGTTCCTGTTATTTTTGGACTAGTGATTATTCATATTATCAGATTATGTGTCCAATTGATGCAGTTTTAGTCTTTTAGGTTTTTAAAGGTTGGAGCACATGTAAGATTTCCATGTAGTTGTCTGATTTTTCTCCAGGTAGAAACTAAAAAGAATGCAATTTTATTAACTATTTTTCTAGAGATTATCATGGGATAGAAAGAGCATTCTAGAATAGTTTGGTGCAAATTTGTATTTAGTTGTGAACGAATCTTGAGGTTGGACTTTGGAGGCACTCTTACACAAATACATGATCTTAAGCAAAATACATTAACTAACAAATCTAATTACTCATTTATGTTTCACATTAACTAACAAATCTATTTACTCATTTATGTTATCATTTAGTACAAACAACTTGTAACAGCATGTTGACTTTTTGACCTATATTAGTATGATAAGGAGAAAAAGGGCATCCATGGGGGATCATATTACTTGATTACTAGCTTACTGCTGCGGTTGTGTATCTTATAATTAGTGAACTTATATGTATAATTGTAAATAGTCTTAGTATCCAGTTGCTGATGCTGGAATTTCTTATTTGCAGATGTTTGAAGACAATTAATAGCAAAAAGTATGGGATTGACTTGGTGTCCTTCACTTCACATCCCACAACTGTTATATACTCCTCTAAAAATGGATGGGACGGTTCGTATAACATAACAATGTTGCATGTGTGCATTTAATTAGTCTTTATCCTTATTATTGTCATAATGCAGAATCTCTGCGGCTTCTCTCATTGCATGACAACAAATACTTGCGCTACTTTAGAGGTCATCATGACAGGTAGGGTTGGGTCCCACATCATAGGCCATTTTACGCGATGCAGTTATAGTACTAAATTAACTGGTCAACATTTTGTGTTACTGATTTTGCTAGGGTTGTCTCCCTTAGTTTGTGTGCACGAGCAGAACATTTTATCTCTGGCTCTCTTGATAGAACTGTTCTGCTTTGGGATCAAAGAGCGGATAAATGTCAGGTTGTTTTCTAGATTCTAGAACATGTATGTgcgtgtatgtatgcatgtagaTTCTATGAAGCCAGCTAATTGTTTTTGGATATAGGGACTTTTACGTGTACAAGGAAGACCGGCAACAGCTTATGATGATCAAGGGCTTATCTTTGCAGTTGCGTTTGGAGGATCGATAAGGATGTTTGATTCACGTAATTATGAAAAGGTTATTAGCTTAAATCCATAAAAATACtttattatgtatatatatatatatattttaataaattttaaccaAACATTAAATTCCTCAAGTTTGATCTCTTGAAGGGTCCTTTTGAAATATTTTCCGTTGGTGGAGATGTGTCGGATGCAAATGTTGTCAAATTCAGTAATGATGGTAGACTTATGTTGTTGACAACTAAGGATGGGCATGTTCATGTACTTGATTCCTTTCGTGGTACACTTGTGAGTATTTTAAAATGCTTTGACTTGTCAACAACGATTTCAGTTCATACATAGAAATGTTTAAGGCCCGTTTTGTACTTTTTGTGCAGCTTGGCACATATAATGTAAAGCCAGTTTCGAGTAATTCGACTTTGGAGGCCTCTTTTAGTCCCGAAGGAATGTTTGTTATATCAGGTAAAATACGAAGATTGTGGTGTATAATGGATTCACAAAGACAATACAATAGAGGAACAAAATGACACCTTAATATAGTTTTAAGCTTGCGGGCTCTAATCCGAATGTCATTTTGCAGGTTCAGGTGATGGTAGCGTTTATGCTTGGAACATTCGTAGTGGCAAAGAAGTACGGTTAACCAATTTGTCTAAACTGCACACCAAAAtccaaataaataaaaataaaataattttgaaaattttacaaTAAAAGTGGTTATTTTGGAAGTAAAACCTAGCGTGATGGTCACAAACTTACAGTCTTATTTCACTCTTACTAACATGTATTTACATGATTCTGGCTGCttaagtttttataaaaagaaaacatTTGTTCTAACATGTAGAAGTTAGAATTCAATAGCTAGAGGTGACATTTTGACCTGTATACTTATGAATGCCTGAATGgatcacattttttttttttttggtttagcTAAAAGGGGAACAAGTCAAATAGGTCGAACTTGATGCAAGTCGCCCAAACTTTATTTTAAAAGCACAAAACCTCTTAATTCGATTTTACATAAAGATTAAAGAGTACGATTATAATTAATTCATTATTCGTTATTTGTATAACTTATTTAAAGGCAGAAGTTTCTTTGTGTCCCAACCTGACCTGTTAGGACCTTACTAAACATGACTTGTTTAGTTCTGAACCCGGGTTGACCCTCCCGTCTTACCATTTCTGTCAATAACAACAAGGACCATCCCATGTTTTTGACACCCATTTTGTTTTGACTCAATATCAATAATATTTGAGCTGTGGAATTTTCTTTTCTTGATCTTCCCGACTTAGGATTCGGACATAAGACTTTATTTTTACTGTCTTTTCAGGTGGGTAGTTGGTTGAGCAATGAAAACGAAACCCCTGTCATAAAATGGGCTCCAGGCAGTCTCATGTTTGTTACCGGTTCTTCTGAATTGTCGTTTTGGATCCCGGATTTGTCTAAACTGGCAGCATATGTTGGAAGAAAGTAGAAAATACGGAAGTCTTCAGAAACAGGTACCACCATTACAGTCTCAAAATTCTGCCAACATACTGGATAAAACAATGATGTTAGTTAACCTGTTACCAAAATATTTATCTTTATAATCAGATTATGTACATTAGTTATTAGTTATTTACAATATAAAATAACAAGAAAAATGTTAATGGCTTggcccaacccgacccgacccaacccaACCAATATGGACCTATATAAGAAAGATAACTGCACTTGATGTTAGACAAATTTTTGTATATGGCTTGGGCCGCTGGCCCGGCCCAACTTATTTGGACCCATATGAGACGTACATAATTTTGTTTTGAACGTACTGCACTTGATGTTTTTGAAGCTTACGTAAGGTAGACAAGTTGAAAGTAGAAAAGGCAGAAAGGAGTTGTACATACAGCATACTTGATCTACCTTTAAGTTTATATGAGAATGGCAACTTGTTTACACGACATTACATGAAAAAGGTTTCAATGGTGATGCCATATGTTTTCTAGTATATGTCTTATTGCATTCATTAACTACTTGTACCCTCACAAACCCTCAAAAGTACTTCTCCAACACCCCACCCACCTAACCCAAAAACATTGCCCATTTGTTCATTTTCACTAAATAACGTCATAAaatattttaaattcatataaaaGTATTTATACTCAAAGAAATTTAACTATAAACCCCAAACTTCACCATCTCCAACGATGTGGTGGGTTGCCGGAGTTCTTCAAATACAACTGCATTGTGTGATGACGGTGAGGAAACGTTTCGTACATTATCTCactataataatcatcatcataatatATACTACATTATCTCAGTTGTAACATATAAAAGTTACATTACTTGATAACAATTTGTTGTACT
Above is a window of Helianthus annuus cultivar XRQ/B chromosome 14, HanXRQr2.0-SUNRISE, whole genome shotgun sequence DNA encoding:
- the LOC110908995 gene encoding protein ANTHESIS POMOTING FACTOR 1 produces the protein MAGGQTDGEDKVSLELTEEIIQSMEVGMAFRDYTGRISSMDFHKTSNFLVTASDDESIRLYDVANATCLKTINSKKYGIDLVSFTSHPTTVIYSSKNGWDESLRLLSLHDNKYLRYFRGHHDRVVSLSLCARAEHFISGSLDRTVLLWDQRADKCQGLLRVQGRPATAYDDQGLIFAVAFGGSIRMFDSRNYEKGPFEIFSVGGDVSDANVVKFSNDGRLMLLTTKDGHVHVLDSFRGTLLGTYNVKPVSSNSTLEASFSPEGMFVISGSGDGSVYAWNIRSGKEVGSWLSNENETPVIKWAPGSLMFVTGSSELSFWIPDLSKLAAYVGRK